A stretch of the Pseudomonas helvetica genome encodes the following:
- a CDS encoding cystathionine beta-synthase: MPNNSRPAVLGLIGNTPLVRVSRFDTGPCTLFLKLESQNPGGSIKDRIGLAMIDAAERDGRLQPGGTIVEATAGNTGLGLALVGRAKGYRVVLVVPDKMSTEKVLHLKAMGAEVHITRSDVGKGHPEYYQDVAARLAQEIPDAFFADQFNNPANPLAHECSTAPEIWAQAEHDLDAIVVGVGSAGTLTGLTRFFRRVQPDLEMVLADPVGSVMAEYSRSGTLGTPGSWAVEGIGEDFIPSIADLSSVRQAYSISDEESFDHARQLLRAEGILGGSSTGTLLAAALRYCREQTEPKRVVSFVCDTGTRYLSKIYNDQWMTDQGLLARKRYGDLRDLIARRFEDGRVISVGPDDTLLTAFQRMRLADVSQLPVLVGGKRLVGVIDESDILLGVHKDASHFRMTVASAMTDKVETLPPGASLAELQAELDRGLVAVIADASGFHGLITRVDMLNHLRRSLT, encoded by the coding sequence ATGCCGAACAACTCTCGCCCGGCTGTGCTCGGGCTGATCGGCAATACGCCGCTGGTGCGCGTCAGCCGCTTTGATACTGGCCCGTGCACATTGTTCCTCAAGCTTGAATCGCAGAACCCCGGTGGGTCGATCAAGGACCGCATCGGCCTGGCGATGATCGACGCCGCCGAGCGCGATGGTCGCCTGCAACCTGGCGGCACCATCGTCGAAGCCACCGCCGGCAACACCGGCCTCGGCCTGGCGCTGGTCGGTCGCGCCAAGGGATACCGGGTGGTGCTGGTGGTGCCGGACAAGATGTCCACCGAGAAAGTCTTGCACCTCAAGGCGATGGGCGCCGAGGTGCACATCACTCGATCCGATGTGGGCAAGGGCCATCCCGAGTACTACCAGGACGTTGCCGCGCGGCTGGCGCAGGAGATTCCCGACGCGTTCTTCGCCGATCAGTTCAACAACCCGGCCAACCCGCTGGCCCATGAGTGCAGCACCGCTCCGGAGATCTGGGCGCAGGCCGAGCATGATCTGGATGCCATCGTCGTCGGCGTCGGTTCGGCCGGCACACTGACCGGGCTGACCCGTTTCTTTCGCCGTGTGCAGCCTGACCTGGAAATGGTGCTGGCCGACCCGGTCGGCTCGGTGATGGCCGAATACAGCCGCAGCGGCACCCTTGGCACACCCGGTTCGTGGGCGGTGGAAGGCATCGGTGAAGATTTCATTCCGTCGATTGCCGACCTGTCCAGCGTGCGCCAGGCCTATTCGATCAGCGACGAGGAAAGCTTTGATCACGCCCGCCAACTGCTGCGCGCCGAAGGCATTCTTGGCGGTTCTTCGACCGGTACATTACTGGCGGCCGCATTGCGCTACTGCCGCGAGCAAACCGAGCCGAAGCGGGTGGTCAGCTTCGTCTGCGATACCGGCACCCGTTACCTGTCGAAGATCTACAACGACCAGTGGATGACCGACCAGGGCCTGCTTGCGCGCAAGCGCTACGGCGACCTGCGCGACTTGATTGCGCGGCGTTTCGAGGATGGCCGGGTGATCAGCGTCGGCCCGGACGACACATTGCTGACCGCCTTCCAGCGCATGCGCCTGGCGGATGTGTCGCAACTGCCGGTGCTGGTGGGCGGAAAGCGGCTGGTGGGGGTGATCGACGAGTCGGATATTCTGCTGGGCGTGCACAAAGACGCTTCGCACTTTCGTATGACCGTGGCCAGCGCGATGACCGACAAGGTCGAAACCCTGCCTCCCGGCGCCAGCCTGGCTGAACTGCAGGCGGAACTCGACCGTGGGCTGGTGGCGGTCATTGCCGACGCCTCGGGCTTCCACGGCCTGATCACTCGCGTCGACATGCTCAATCACTTGCGGAGATCCCTTACATGA
- a CDS encoding cystathionine gamma-synthase, which produces MSQHDENATPRAFATRVIHAGQTPDPTTGALMPPIYANSTYLQQSPGVHKGFDYGRSHNPTRFALERCVADLEGGTQAFAFASGLAAISTVLELLDTGSHIVSGNDLYGGTFRLFDKVRRRSAGHRFSFVDLTDLTAFEAALQDDTRMVWVETPSNPLLRITDLAAVARTCRERGIICVADNTFASPRIQRPLELGFDIVLHSTTKYLNGHSDVIGGIAVVGQNAELRERLGFLQNAVGAIAGPFDAFLTLRGVKTLALRMERHCSNALELARWLSHQPQVARVYYPGLPSHPQHELAQRQMHGFGGMISLDLDSDLAGAKRFLESVQIFALAESLGGVESLIEHPAIMTHASIPAETRAELGIGDALIRLSVGIEDVEDLRADLAQALAQI; this is translated from the coding sequence ATGAGTCAACACGATGAAAACGCCACGCCACGGGCCTTCGCCACTCGTGTGATCCATGCCGGCCAGACGCCGGACCCTACCACCGGGGCGTTGATGCCGCCGATTTATGCGAACTCCACCTACTTGCAGCAGAGCCCCGGCGTACACAAGGGCTTCGACTATGGGCGCTCGCACAACCCGACGCGCTTTGCGCTGGAGCGCTGTGTGGCAGACCTCGAGGGCGGCACCCAGGCATTTGCCTTCGCCTCCGGGCTGGCGGCGATCTCCACCGTGCTCGAACTGCTCGATACCGGTTCGCATATCGTCTCTGGCAACGACCTGTATGGCGGCACTTTCAGGCTGTTCGACAAGGTGCGTCGGCGCAGTGCCGGGCATCGCTTCAGTTTCGTCGATCTGACTGACCTGACGGCCTTCGAAGCGGCGCTGCAGGACGACACGCGAATGGTTTGGGTCGAGACGCCGAGCAATCCCTTGCTGCGCATCACCGACCTTGCCGCGGTCGCGCGTACCTGCCGCGAGCGGGGCATCATCTGTGTGGCTGATAACACCTTTGCCAGCCCACGGATACAGCGGCCGCTGGAGCTGGGCTTCGATATCGTGCTGCACTCGACGACCAAGTACCTGAACGGCCACTCCGACGTGATCGGTGGCATTGCCGTGGTCGGGCAGAATGCAGAGCTGCGCGAGCGACTGGGCTTTCTGCAGAACGCGGTGGGGGCTATCGCCGGGCCGTTTGATGCTTTTCTCACCCTTCGCGGGGTGAAGACCCTGGCGCTGCGCATGGAGCGCCACTGCAGCAACGCGCTGGAACTGGCACGCTGGCTTTCGCATCAGCCACAGGTGGCGCGCGTCTATTATCCGGGCCTGCCGTCGCACCCGCAGCACGAACTGGCGCAACGGCAGATGCACGGTTTCGGCGGGATGATTTCCCTCGACCTGGACAGCGACCTGGCGGGTGCCAAGCGTTTCCTCGAGAGTGTGCAGATCTTCGCCCTGGCCGAGAGCCTGGGCGGGGTCGAAAGCCTGATCGAGCACCCGGCGATCATGACGCACGCCAGCATCCCCGCCGAAACCCGTGCAGAGCTTGGCATCGGCGATGCATTGATACGGTTGTCAGTGGGGATCGAAGATGTCGAAGACCTGCGCGCCGACCTGGCCCAGGCGCTGGCGCAAATCTGA
- a CDS encoding dihydrofolate reductase family protein has product MTRVRVEGFTISLDGYGAGPNQDINNPLGVGGTELHQWLVPTRTFQRALFGKDGGTTGVDDDFAARGFQNVGAWILGRNMFGPIRGDWPDTNWKGWWGDNPPYHAPVFVLTHHARPPIEMEGDTTFHFITGGIREALDRAREAAAGMDVRIGGGPDTIRQYLREGLIDELHIAIAPVLLGRGESLFEGIDLRALGYECVEHVASEKATHVVLRRQGHTDD; this is encoded by the coding sequence ATGACACGGGTTCGCGTTGAGGGTTTTACCATCTCGCTCGATGGATACGGAGCAGGTCCGAATCAAGACATCAACAATCCGCTCGGTGTTGGTGGGACGGAACTGCACCAGTGGCTGGTACCAACACGCACGTTCCAGCGGGCCTTGTTCGGCAAGGACGGCGGTACGACCGGGGTTGACGATGATTTCGCCGCCCGTGGCTTTCAGAATGTTGGGGCCTGGATTCTTGGGAGGAACATGTTCGGACCCATTCGTGGGGACTGGCCGGACACAAACTGGAAAGGCTGGTGGGGAGATAATCCACCGTATCACGCTCCAGTCTTCGTCTTGACCCATCACGCTCGTCCCCCCATCGAGATGGAAGGCGATACGACGTTCCACTTCATAACAGGAGGCATTCGCGAGGCGCTAGACCGTGCACGCGAGGCTGCTGCCGGAATGGACGTGCGAATCGGCGGTGGGCCGGACACAATCCGGCAGTATCTTCGTGAGGGCCTCATCGATGAACTGCACATTGCTATCGCACCGGTCCTGCTCGGCCGGGGAGAATCGCTGTTCGAAGGGATTGACTTGCGGGCTCTGGGATACGAATGCGTTGAACATGTAGCGTCGGAGAAGGCCACGCATGTCGTCCTACGGCGCCAAGGACACACGGACGACTAA
- a CDS encoding acyltransferase, with product MNGHSVADSRLSMLDGWRGISILLVLACHLLPLGPKHWQLNFAAGVMGMAIFFTLSGFLITNFLLSNSSVVDFLIRRIFRIVPLAWLYMAIALFVMNSTSDFYSANFLFIANWPPMWLGNANGHLWSLCVEVQFYVAIALLVVLMRNKWVVLIPFLCIAVTMYRVVNDVHVAINTYYRIDEILAGCILALIHSNRLGNTLAKLPTQPGVAQILLLLLFALSCHPDAGFMNYFRPYLAAALVGSTLLNSRARVTQILNSRVLFYIATISYALYVVHPLLEQTWLGSGETVIKYLKRPLLFAAVFLTAHISTFYYEKRWIAFGKTFSKKVASQSVTS from the coding sequence ATGAATGGTCATTCCGTAGCAGACTCCCGATTAAGCATGCTTGATGGATGGCGCGGCATCAGCATCTTGCTTGTCTTGGCGTGCCACCTGCTACCACTTGGTCCAAAGCATTGGCAATTGAATTTTGCCGCAGGCGTTATGGGAATGGCTATTTTTTTTACGCTATCGGGTTTCCTGATAACAAATTTTCTGCTCAGCAACAGCAGCGTCGTTGATTTTTTAATCCGCAGAATCTTTCGGATTGTGCCTCTCGCCTGGTTGTATATGGCGATTGCTTTATTTGTCATGAACAGCACTTCGGATTTTTACAGCGCAAACTTTCTGTTCATTGCCAACTGGCCGCCAATGTGGCTTGGCAATGCAAATGGCCACCTATGGAGTTTGTGCGTAGAGGTCCAATTTTATGTCGCCATAGCGTTGTTGGTAGTTCTGATGAGAAACAAGTGGGTAGTGCTAATCCCTTTTCTCTGCATTGCCGTCACAATGTACCGAGTCGTGAATGATGTCCATGTCGCAATCAACACGTATTACCGCATTGATGAAATACTTGCTGGATGCATACTTGCACTGATACACAGCAATAGACTGGGCAACACCCTTGCGAAACTTCCGACCCAACCGGGGGTCGCACAAATACTTTTACTCCTCCTGTTTGCCTTGTCCTGTCATCCCGATGCGGGCTTCATGAACTACTTCCGCCCCTATCTTGCCGCAGCCTTGGTGGGGAGCACGTTACTCAATAGCCGGGCACGAGTGACCCAAATCCTGAATAGTCGCGTTCTATTTTATATAGCTACCATCTCGTACGCTCTCTATGTTGTTCATCCGCTGCTGGAACAGACTTGGCTGGGTAGCGGAGAGACCGTCATAAAATATTTGAAGCGCCCTTTGTTGTTCGCCGCAGTTTTTCTCACTGCGCATATCTCGACCTTCTATTATGAAAAAAGGTGGATTGCTTTTGGTAAGACGTTTTCCAAGAAAGTAGCTAGCCAATCGGTTACCAGCTAA
- a CDS encoding helix-turn-helix domain-containing protein, which translates to MTTTSEICGTGCGLNATLRIISGKWKPLVLFFLRDGPKRYGELKRLIPGVSDKVLIQQLKDLEADHVLARTDYKEVPPRVDYTLTPLGRSLAEAIVPLCNWGTENAAEMASIFAKRDTLP; encoded by the coding sequence ATGACGACGACTTCTGAAATCTGCGGTACCGGATGCGGGCTCAACGCCACGCTGCGTATCATCTCGGGCAAGTGGAAACCGCTGGTCTTGTTTTTCCTGCGCGACGGCCCGAAGCGCTACGGCGAGCTCAAACGTTTGATCCCGGGCGTTAGCGACAAGGTGCTGATCCAGCAATTGAAGGATCTGGAAGCCGACCACGTGCTGGCGCGGACCGACTACAAAGAAGTGCCCCCGCGCGTGGACTACACGCTGACCCCGCTCGGCCGCAGCCTGGCTGAGGCGATCGTGCCGCTGTGCAACTGGGGAACCGAGAACGCGGCGGAAATGGCAAGCATCTTCGCCAAGCGCGACACGTTGCCCTAG
- a CDS encoding SDR family oxidoreductase has product MTRLNGKTAVITGGATGIGRAAAKRFIEEGAFVFIFGRRQEALDAAVAELGPNARAVKGSVSDLADLDRLYAAVKAERGTLDIVFANAGAGSQLALGKITAEHIDEIFETNVKGLIFTVQKALPLMGQGGSIILTGSSAGTTGAPAFSVYSASKAAVRNLARSWAEDLKGTGIRVNVLSPGPTATELAKAALGEEGMKVFASMNPLQRMADPAEIGAAAAFLASQDSSFMTASEVAVDGGLAQI; this is encoded by the coding sequence ATGACCAGACTGAATGGAAAGACCGCCGTGATTACCGGCGGCGCTACCGGCATCGGCCGCGCCGCGGCAAAGCGCTTCATCGAGGAGGGCGCCTTCGTCTTCATCTTTGGCCGTCGACAGGAAGCACTCGACGCCGCTGTGGCCGAGCTCGGGCCCAATGCTCGCGCGGTGAAGGGCTCGGTCTCCGATCTGGCTGACCTCGACCGACTCTACGCGGCGGTGAAGGCCGAGCGCGGAACCCTCGACATCGTCTTCGCCAATGCCGGGGCGGGAAGCCAACTTGCGCTCGGCAAGATCACCGCCGAGCATATTGACGAAATCTTCGAGACCAACGTGAAGGGTTTGATCTTCACGGTCCAGAAGGCGCTACCTCTGATGGGGCAGGGCGGTTCGATAATCCTGACCGGGTCGAGCGCCGGCACCACGGGCGCCCCGGCATTCAGTGTCTACAGCGCAAGCAAGGCAGCAGTGCGCAACCTCGCGCGGAGCTGGGCGGAGGATCTGAAGGGTACCGGCATCCGGGTAAACGTGCTGTCGCCCGGGCCGACTGCGACCGAACTTGCGAAGGCAGCGTTAGGTGAGGAAGGCATGAAGGTCTTCGCCTCGATGAATCCGCTCCAGCGCATGGCCGATCCGGCGGAGATCGGAGCGGCGGCCGCGTTTCTCGCATCGCAGGACAGCAGCTTCATGACCGCAAGTGAGGTCGCCGTTGACGGCGGCCTGGCGCAAATCTGA
- a CDS encoding NADPH-dependent F420 reductase, whose translation MSYAIIGFGNIGQALAKAFARNGIEVSVATTRDPESFASAAAAIGPQIIPKTLAEAVKADIVFLAVRFESHRDVAKALPTWKGKTIIDVTNAYGVSPEELGGQPSSKVVAQAFTGARLVKGFNHLGAAVLAQDPAVQGGRRVVFLASDDDDAATEVGALAENLGFSPIKLGGLSEGGLLVQARGNSWGHLIFKDLVKFD comes from the coding sequence ATGAGCTACGCAATTATCGGCTTCGGCAATATCGGTCAGGCCTTGGCCAAGGCGTTTGCCCGCAACGGCATCGAAGTATCCGTTGCAACCACGCGCGACCCGGAAAGCTTTGCATCCGCCGCAGCAGCGATCGGACCTCAGATCATTCCCAAAACACTGGCGGAAGCCGTCAAGGCGGACATCGTCTTTTTGGCGGTCCGTTTCGAGTCGCACCGGGATGTCGCAAAGGCACTGCCCACTTGGAAGGGCAAGACCATCATCGATGTGACCAATGCCTACGGCGTGTCCCCCGAGGAACTGGGAGGACAGCCTTCTTCCAAGGTCGTCGCGCAGGCCTTCACTGGTGCAAGACTGGTTAAGGGCTTCAATCATTTAGGCGCTGCCGTCCTTGCTCAAGATCCGGCCGTGCAGGGCGGCAGGAGAGTCGTATTCCTGGCAAGCGACGATGACGACGCCGCAACGGAGGTTGGTGCGCTCGCGGAAAATCTCGGTTTCTCGCCGATCAAACTGGGCGGGCTTTCGGAAGGTGGACTACTTGTGCAGGCGCGCGGAAATAGCTGGGGTCACCTGATCTTTAAGGACTTGGTCAAGTTTGACTGA
- a CDS encoding ester cyclase, translated as MMLNNEGIIRELCAAAEGQGTDIEKFVSMFSEEGYMWDMASGMKFRGKAIGESIAGMVSAFPDVHREIFNIHVAGDVVVVELAIRGTHKGDLPLASGTLAPTGKKIDVPSCDVFRLEEGKIVSFH; from the coding sequence ATGATGCTTAATAATGAAGGAATAATCAGAGAACTCTGCGCCGCCGCGGAAGGCCAAGGAACGGATATCGAGAAGTTTGTCTCCATGTTCTCTGAGGAAGGATACATGTGGGATATGGCATCCGGCATGAAGTTTCGCGGCAAGGCCATTGGTGAGTCTATCGCGGGTATGGTCAGTGCGTTCCCCGATGTCCACCGTGAGATATTCAACATCCATGTCGCGGGAGACGTCGTCGTTGTCGAACTCGCGATTCGGGGAACGCACAAGGGTGATCTGCCTCTTGCTTCAGGGACGCTAGCTCCCACGGGCAAGAAGATAGATGTCCCGTCATGCGATGTTTTCCGCCTCGAGGAAGGGAAGATCGTATCTTTCCATTGA
- a CDS encoding nuclear transport factor 2 family protein, with protein MSIQENIQIVKDFFAAMGAGDRHGLLALSAEDIEWIIPGEGWPLAGTYHGHAGLADVLQKASAEMEISSQEPPEFVAQGDRVLVVGFATGKVKATNRTFEDHWDCQIFCVRAGNGLPSGRPCFYQVGLINRSPYRIAN; from the coding sequence ATGAGCATTCAAGAGAATATCCAGATAGTGAAAGACTTTTTTGCAGCAATGGGCGCTGGCGATAGGCACGGTCTGCTGGCGTTGTCTGCCGAAGATATCGAGTGGATCATTCCGGGAGAGGGCTGGCCGCTGGCCGGCACGTACCACGGGCACGCGGGATTGGCAGACGTGCTTCAGAAGGCTTCCGCAGAGATGGAAATTTCATCCCAGGAGCCCCCCGAGTTCGTAGCGCAGGGAGACCGGGTTCTGGTAGTCGGCTTTGCTACGGGTAAAGTCAAAGCCACGAACAGGACGTTTGAGGACCACTGGGACTGTCAGATATTTTGTGTGCGGGCCGGTAACGGCCTGCCGTCAGGCAGGCCGTGCTTTTACCAGGTCGGCCTGATAAATCGATCTCCGTACAGAATCGCAAATTGA
- a CDS encoding IS256 family transposase — protein sequence MPTKKKPALRELPKIPKELLEQFTDGPMTAEAIEDASAAFKKALIERALSAELGHHLGYPPGAQRPEDETNQRNGKSGKTVLTGDGPLRLDIPRDRDGSFSPILIPKHERRYTGFDDKIIAMYARGMTVREIRAFLSEQYGTDVSPDFISSVTDEVMAEIGAWQQRPLEPMYPVIFFDALRVKIREEGLVRNKAIYLALGVLPDGTRDILGIWIENTEGAKFWMKVFNDLKTRGVEDVLIAVTDGLKGMPEALNAVFPDTTLQTCVVHLIRNSLDYAAWDKRRELAKALKPIYQAVTAEAAEQALDAFENGPWGKQYPTVVAAWRRAWDRVIPFFVFPPAIRKVIYTTNAIESINAQLRKIIKTRGHFPTDDAATKLIWLGLRNITANWGSAAHDWKSAMNQFAILYGDRFIRPTW from the coding sequence ATGCCAACCAAAAAGAAACCTGCGTTGCGAGAGCTGCCGAAAATCCCGAAAGAGCTGCTCGAGCAATTCACCGATGGACCGATGACCGCTGAAGCCATCGAGGACGCGTCTGCGGCGTTCAAGAAGGCTTTGATCGAGCGAGCCCTGAGTGCTGAGCTCGGGCATCACTTGGGCTATCCGCCGGGCGCGCAGCGTCCAGAGGATGAAACCAATCAGCGCAACGGCAAAAGCGGCAAGACGGTTCTAACCGGCGACGGCCCGCTCCGACTGGATATTCCTCGCGACCGGGACGGCAGTTTTTCCCCTATCCTGATTCCCAAACACGAGCGCCGCTACACCGGGTTCGATGACAAGATCATCGCCATGTATGCCCGTGGAATGACTGTCAGAGAGATCCGTGCGTTTCTTTCAGAGCAGTACGGTACTGACGTTTCTCCCGACTTCATCAGCTCGGTAACCGACGAGGTCATGGCAGAGATCGGTGCATGGCAACAGCGGCCTTTGGAGCCGATGTACCCGGTGATTTTTTTCGATGCTCTACGGGTCAAAATCCGCGAAGAGGGGCTGGTTCGCAACAAGGCGATCTACTTGGCCCTAGGTGTTTTGCCTGACGGAACACGCGATATTCTCGGCATTTGGATAGAAAATACCGAGGGCGCCAAATTCTGGATGAAGGTGTTCAACGACCTCAAGACACGCGGCGTCGAAGACGTGTTGATTGCTGTGACCGATGGCCTTAAAGGCATGCCAGAAGCGCTCAACGCCGTATTTCCAGACACGACACTGCAAACATGCGTTGTCCATCTGATCCGCAACAGTCTTGATTACGCAGCCTGGGATAAACGCCGCGAACTGGCCAAGGCGCTCAAACCGATCTATCAGGCAGTCACCGCCGAAGCGGCTGAGCAGGCGCTGGATGCGTTTGAAAACGGGCCATGGGGCAAGCAGTATCCGACGGTAGTGGCGGCTTGGCGCCGCGCTTGGGATCGTGTGATTCCATTTTTCGTGTTCCCGCCGGCGATCCGAAAAGTGATCTACACGACTAACGCCATTGAGAGCATCAACGCTCAGCTGCGCAAGATCATCAAGACCCGCGGCCACTTCCCGACCGACGATGCGGCAACGAAACTGATCTGGCTTGGGCTACGCAATATCACCGCAAACTGGGGCTCAGCGGCACATGACTGGAAAAGCGCGATGAATCAATTTGCGATTCTGTACGGAGATCGATTTATCAGGCCGACCTGGTAA
- a CDS encoding MATE family efflux transporter, translating to MQTPSIQRPLWQTYLLFLAPMVLSNFLQSMSGTINSIYIGQMLGTQALAAVSGMFPIVFFFIALVIGLGAGAGVLIGQAWGAREPQMVKAIAGTTLLLGAMIGLVAAVVGSVFARPALQGLGTPADVLDDAVAYAHVMMWTLPSLLVYVLFTQLLRGVSDTLSPLVALVVSTCIGLALTPALIRGWFGLPQMGIQSAAFAGLAGNLSAMGWLAWRLIRKGHPLAPDRAFFAAMRLDLGILGKVLRIGLPTGLQMVVLSLSELVILALVNQHGSQATAAYGAVTQIVNYVQFPALSIAITASILGAQAIGAGRIERIGLILRTGLLINVWLTGGLVVLGYLLSHWLLGLFLTDPSTQAMAEHLLHIMLWSLLVFGFQAVIGGIMRASGTVMVPVAIAIVCVVGVQLPMAYVLDAQFGLQGVWMAFPLAYLGMLMLQTAYYTIVWQHQKIERLV from the coding sequence ATGCAAACCCCCTCCATCCAGCGCCCCCTCTGGCAAACCTACCTCCTGTTCCTGGCCCCCATGGTCCTGTCCAACTTCCTGCAGTCCATGTCAGGCACGATCAACAGCATCTACATCGGCCAAATGCTCGGCACTCAAGCCCTGGCGGCGGTGTCCGGGATGTTCCCGATCGTGTTTTTCTTTATCGCGCTGGTCATTGGCCTCGGTGCGGGGGCGGGGGTGTTGATTGGTCAGGCGTGGGGCGCGCGGGAGCCGCAGATGGTCAAGGCGATTGCCGGGACGACGTTGCTGTTGGGGGCGATGATCGGCTTGGTGGCGGCGGTGGTGGGGAGTGTGTTTGCGCGGCCGGCGTTGCAGGGGTTGGGGACGCCGGCGGATGTGCTGGACGATGCGGTGGCGTATGCGCATGTGATGATGTGGACCCTGCCGTCGCTGTTGGTTTATGTGCTGTTTACCCAGTTGTTGCGTGGGGTCAGCGATACGTTGTCGCCACTGGTGGCGCTGGTGGTGTCGACGTGTATCGGGCTGGCGCTGACGCCGGCGTTGATTCGCGGCTGGTTCGGTTTGCCGCAGATGGGCATTCAGAGTGCGGCGTTTGCCGGGTTGGCGGGCAACCTGTCGGCGATGGGTTGGCTGGCTTGGCGGTTGATTCGCAAGGGGCATCCGTTGGCGCCGGATCGGGCGTTTTTTGCGGCGATGCGGCTGGACCTGGGGATCCTCGGCAAAGTGCTGCGCATCGGCCTGCCCACCGGGTTGCAGATGGTCGTGCTGTCGCTGTCGGAGCTGGTGATTCTGGCGCTGGTCAACCAGCACGGTTCCCAGGCGACGGCGGCGTACGGGGCGGTGACGCAGATCGTCAATTACGTGCAGTTCCCGGCGCTGTCGATTGCGATCACGGCGTCGATCCTCGGGGCTCAGGCCATCGGGGCAGGGCGTATCGAGCGGATCGGGCTGATCCTGCGCACCGGGTTGTTGATCAATGTGTGGCTGACCGGTGGCCTGGTGGTGCTGGGTTATTTGCTGTCGCACTGGTTGCTGGGGTTGTTCCTCACCGATCCGTCCACCCAGGCCATGGCCGAACACCTGTTGCACATCATGCTCTGGAGCCTGCTGGTGTTCGGTTTCCAGGCGGTTATCGGCGGCATCATGCGCGCCAGCGGCACGGTGATGGTGCCGGTGGCGATTGCGATCGTGTGTGTGGTCGGGGTGCAGTTGCCGATGGCGTATGTGCTGGATGCGCAGTTCGGATTGCAAGGCGTGTGGATGGCGTTTCCGCTGGCTTACCTGGGGATGCTGATGTTGCAGACGGCGTATTACACCATCGTCTGGCAGCATCAGAAGATCGAGCGGCTGGTGTAG